A window of Kocuria sp. TGY1127_2 genomic DNA:
ATTGGGCGATGCGCTCGGCCTCGTCGTCCTCCCCGATTGCCGACGCTGCACGGCCCAACAGATATAGGGACTTCAGGAACCCACGATTCGGCTCGTGCGAGAACGGGATCGGACCGTGTCCTTTCCACCCGTGGCCGCGCAATGCATCCAAGCCCCGGTGGTACCCGACTCGGGCATAGGCATAACCCTCAACCACGTATCCGGAGTCGAGAGCATCCTGCGCGAGGACTGCCCATGCCAATGATGACTTGGGGAATGCACGGGCGAGGTCTTCTCCCTCGTCACCGGCATCGATGCGCGCACGCAGCTCGGGTTCGTCGTCGAGGTAGGTGGGCTCGGGCCCGTCCAAAAGATTCTTGCCGGCTAGGGACATAGCGGATCCTTTCGTGGTCATTCGCAGCTCCTCCCACTGTACCGGGATCAGCATGCGGGAAGCCGACCGCACAGTGCGGACGTCGTGCGCGAGACAGAAAGCCGAAAGCGCACCGGAATCGCTGTGAAACCGATGCGCTTTTGGCTTGTCGACGCGGCAGCGACCTGCGGCCGCTGGGGCGTCTACTTGATCGCGGTGCCCGCCGAGCCGAGGTGCTCGCATGCTTCCACCACGCGGGCGGACATGCCGTCTTCGGCCTTGGCTCCCCAGGTGCGGGGATCGTAGAGCTTCTTGTTGCCGACTTCGCCGTCGATCTTCAGAACGCCCTCGTAGTTGGACAGCATGTGTCCAGCAACGGGTCGGGTGAACGCGTACTGGGTGTCGGTGTCCACGTTCATCTTGATGACACCGTAGGAAACCGCGTCGGCGATTTCCTGTTCGCTCGAGCCGGAACCACCGTGGAAGACCAGGTCGAAGGGGCGCTCCTTACCGAGCTTCTCGCCTACTTCCTGCTGGATCTGCTGGAGCAGCTCGGGACGCAGTTTCACATTGCCCGGCTTGTACACGCCGTGAACGTTGCCGAAGGTCAGAGCCGTGATGTAACGGCCCTTTTCCCCGTTTTCCCCGAGCGCTTCGATGGTCTTGAGGGCGTCTTCCGTACTGGTGTACAGGGTGTCGTTTATTTCACCGACCACACCGTCTTCTTCGCCACCAACGGCACCGATCTCGACCTCGAGTACGATGTGCGCCTTGCCGGTACGCTTGATGAGGTCCGCGCCGATGCGCAGGTTCTCCTCGAGCTCGATGGCCGAGCCGTCCCACATGTGCGAGTTGAAGATCGGGTCCTCGCCACGTGCGACCGCGTCCTCGGATTCCTTGAGCAATGGCAGAACGAAGCCGTCCAGCTTGTCCTTGGGGCAGTGATCGGTGTGCAGCGCGATGTTGACGTCGTACTGCTTGGCAACCTCGCGAGCAAACGCAGCGAATGCGAGCGAACCGGCCACCATGTCCTTCTTGCTGGAGCCTGACCAGTACGCAGCGCCACCGGTGGAAACCTGGATGATTCCGTCCGACCCGGCCTCTGCGAAGCCGCGGATCGCGGCGTTGAGCGTCTGAGAAGAGGTCACGTTGATGGCGGGGTAGGCAAAGCCTTTGGCCTTGGCCTTATCAAGCATTTCCGCATAAGCGTCCGGGGTTGCGATGGGCATGCTGACTCCTTTGTAACGGAAGATCGGGCCGACGCCGTGTCGACCCCTGATAGCTGAAGGAACCCGGTCACCCAGGCCCTCCACAAACCTGCTTTTAGTCTAACAAGACACATCTGAAGCAGAAGGGAGAATTCCCCACAATTTCCCAAGTTAAGCCACAGAAACCCACCCTTACTGCGGCCCTCGTCCGTCCGGGAGAGGGGGCATGCTCATGGCGGTGCCCCGCAACCACCGGGTCACGGGGCACGTCGCGGGACACGGTGTCAGAACGGATCGGCATAGAGCGCTTCGTCCGCGCCGTTGACCGGACGATCCGGATCGCCGAACATCGCAAAGAACTGGATGGGAGTTCCGTCGCGATCTGTGAAGGAGAACGTGTATCGCCCCGAAGGGAGGTCCGCGAGAATTCCGCCCTTCAACTGAACCTGCCCTTTGTCATCCTTCTGGAAATGGGCTTCGGTAGGCACGGTGACCGGCTTTCCGGTTGCTCCGTCACGATAGGTCACGTCAACCTTAGGCTGGTCACCATCCGGAAGGGCGTAGGTGCTCTCGGGCAGGAACGTCACGGAGTCCAGCCCGATGGGTTGTGTATGCAGATGAGCAGGACCGGCATTGGCCAGGGACTGCTGGTCTCGAAGGATCGCAAGGGTGGCCTCAGCGCCGTACACGTCTCCGTAGGCCAGCTGCGGTATATCGTTCGGTTGACCGTGATCTCCCAGGAAGGGTGGCTGACCACCTTCCAGACCGTCCGGGTTGAGGGGGCCTTCGAACTGAATCATTTGCTGACCCTTGGTGTTGTCGAGCATCGTGCTCCCACTCAAGTCGACCATGCCTCCCTTCGAGTCGACCACCAATTCTTCACCGTGCACACCGTCGCCGATCTTGGCCCGATACAGACCGTCAGGTGCCGATTCGGGTTTTTGGCCTTCCCTGGGGTATTTGAAAAGTTTGAAGTCTGTCGACCCCAGACCTTGCTGCTGGGCGAGTGTCATGGTCGAGCCGGTGCCCGCCCGCAAGGTGTACCCGGTCGGGGCCGTACCGTGTTCGTCTTTCCACGGGCCGTCGTTGTCTGTGGGTGGTTGCTCTGCCGTGCCTGCAGATTCGGTTCCCGCAGCAGATCCGGACGCCGGCCCGGCCGACGGCGCCTGCTGAGAGGCGTCGGGAGACTCAGCGAGTGCCGGAACCGCCGCACCCACGCCCAGAGCGGTGCCGGCACCCAAGGCCATGACTGCCGCGGTCGAGGAGGTCATCTGGACCAAGTCGGTCAGAGGATTCATGTGATTCTGCATGTTTTCTCATCCTTCGATGTGTCGGGATTACTGCCCGTTCGTCCTGTGACCTGACGTGATGAGGTCAGGCCCCAGAATTCAACAACGCGACCTCAGGAGGGATCGTCGTAGAGCGGTGATTCGCCAGGGCGTTCCTGGTGATTCGCGTCAGCAAGCATCACGTAGACCTGGTGATAGTTGCCGGCTTCGTCGGTGAAGGAAAAGCGGTAACGCCCTGAGGGGAGATCCTTGAGCTGACCTTGTTGGATGCTCAACTCACCATGGATGTTCCTGCCCAGATATGCGACGTCCGGGACCACGACGGCCTCACCCGTTTCGGCATCCCGGTACGTAGCGTTGACCCGAATGTTGGCCATGTTCGGATGGGGAATGGGTGTTTCTGCGGTCACCGGAATGTCATCCGTTCCGGCGTCGTGGACCGGCAACCCGGTGGATTTATTGCGCACGCTGTCTCCTGCGGTATCCGCCGGAACCACGAGGTGGTTCGAGTCATAGACAACGCCGCCCTCGGCCAAATGCGGTTGATCGGCCGGTTGATCATGGGAGTCCAGAAAACGATGCTGCTCGTTGGTCCCCGGGTCGGGATTGAGGGGCCCCTTGACCTGGACCATGAGCTGACCGTGAGCCGATTCGATCAGCTGCTCACCTTGGCTGATGTCCAGGATGCCGCCGCTCGATTGGGCGGTGAGTTCCGTTCCGCAGACCCCATTGCCGATCGTCACCTTGTAGGCGCCATCGGGCGCAGGACCCAGACCCACGGCAGCGGGTAGCGAAGCCTCGAGTTCGAGCCGGACACCGCCCGGCTCCGTCTGGGTTACCGCCCCGGTAGGTCCTCCTGCAGCCGGAAGTCCACTAAAGGGTATCGGGGCCGTTCCATGGGCCTGTTTCCATGGGCTGTCCTCGGACAGCGACGGATCACCCGTTGTGGGACCCGAATCGCACGGCGTTTCGTCCGGCGGCCAGGCCGCTTGAGCGGGCGAGGAAGCCCCGACGAGAGTTCCGAAACCCAGGGCAGCCGCTGCCGCAGCCGCGATGAGAGGAGACATTTGCTTCTGGTGCGAGAAATTCATGACTCTTCCGCTCCTTCAGGTCAACCGTGCCAGGAAAGATTCCTGACCTGAGCCCCTGTTCCGTCGAATCTTTGAGAAGATTTCGGGGAATCCGTTGCTCACACATTGAGCATATGAAGAGAAAAAGAGATTTGGGTTACCGTTTGATCTCAATCCACAAGAAACTACATAACATTTCAATAACCCTTGGGAATCGGCCGAAAACAGTTCAGAAGAATTGGAATGACAGATTTCTTGGTTATCAGATCACGCGTTGGTCAAATACGTGACGGCGAATCCACGAATGCATTGCAACGGCCGCGGCCGCCGACGCATTGATGGATCTCGTCGAACCGAACTGCTCGATCGACAAAGTATCCACCGCTGCGTCTTTCATCTCCTGGCTGATCCCCGGGCCTTCCTGCCCGAAAACCAGGACGCAATCTCGCGGAAGGTCATAGGTTTCTAACTTCCGAGAATCCGGGAAATTGTCGATACCGATGACGGTCAGCCCCTCGGATTGGGCCCATTCAATGAACGATTCCACGGTGACATGGTGCCGAACATGCTGATATCGATCCGTGACCATTGCGCCGCGTCGATTCCACCGTTTTCGTCCGATGATGTGGACTTCCCGGGCAAGAAAAGCGTTTGCTGTTCGAACCACGGAACCGATATTGAGATCGTGTTGCCAATTTTCGATGGCCACG
This region includes:
- a CDS encoding DUF3151 domain-containing protein; the protein is MSLAGKNLLDGPEPTYLDDEPELRARIDAGDEGEDLARAFPKSSLAWAVLAQDALDSGYVVEGYAYARVGYHRGLDALRGHGWKGHGPIPFSHEPNRGFLKSLYLLGRAASAIGEDDEAERIAQFLDDSDPEAAAQLA
- the fbaA gene encoding class II fructose-bisphosphate aldolase; its protein translation is MPIATPDAYAEMLDKAKAKGFAYPAINVTSSQTLNAAIRGFAEAGSDGIIQVSTGGAAYWSGSSKKDMVAGSLAFAAFAREVAKQYDVNIALHTDHCPKDKLDGFVLPLLKESEDAVARGEDPIFNSHMWDGSAIELEENLRIGADLIKRTGKAHIVLEVEIGAVGGEEDGVVGEINDTLYTSTEDALKTIEALGENGEKGRYITALTFGNVHGVYKPGNVKLRPELLQQIQQEVGEKLGKERPFDLVFHGGSGSSEQEIADAVSYGVIKMNVDTDTQYAFTRPVAGHMLSNYEGVLKIDGEVGNKKLYDPRTWGAKAEDGMSARVVEACEHLGSAGTAIK
- a CDS encoding TrmH family RNA methyltransferase is translated as MTDGAAAEHVVGVGPWQGELPEGDHWDPELLREGDRRNVTDEYRYWTMDAIIADLDSKRHSFHVAIENWQHDLNIGSVVRTANAFLAREVHIIGRKRWNRRGAMVTDRYQHVRHHVTVESFIEWAQSEGLTVIGIDNFPDSRKLETYDLPRDCVLVFGQEGPGISQEMKDAAVDTLSIEQFGSTRSINASAAAAVAMHSWIRRHVFDQRVI